TCTTGCGATTGTACTGTGCTCGCTGTCTACCGGTATCACCTTCCCAGCCTTCAGATGATCTTTCAGCAGTTTACCACCAATAACAAGGCTTTCCTTGTTCGCAAGCGCAATCGGTATATCCAGTTCCTGGCATAGAATGCTGGCTTTGAGTCCGGCGCTTCCAACTATCGCGTTGAGAACTATGTCAGCGCCTTCTATGACCTGATCAAGAACTTCAGTTCCTTTGATGATATCATGCGGAATATCTCCTTCAGGTGAAACAATCGCACTCATGGAAGGGAGGAATTTCTCCTTCTGCTGTCGAAGAAGGCTGCTGTTTCTCATGCATAGAATTGAATGAAGTTGCAGGTCCGGTCTGGCATCGATTATTTCAAGTGCCTGTCTACCGACAGAGCCGGTACTGCCAAGAACCGCAACTTTTCTGATACTCATAAGGAACCTCCTGCAGATCCGTAGAACATAAGTATTAACCATACTACAGGAACTACAGCAAGAATACTGTCAAACCGGTCAAGCACACCTCCGTGCCCCGGAAGGATTGAGCCGGTGTCCTTTATGCCTGCATCCCTTTTCAGAGCGGATTCAAAAAGATCACCTGTAACAGCAGCTATTCCACCTGCTATTCCGGTCGCGACCATCAGAAACAGTGGGAATCCTGCTCCAGCTGTACCTGCGAACACTGCTCCTGCAACAGCTCCCGCCATACCTGCAATGAATCCCTCCCAGGATTTTGCCGGGCTGACAGCGGGTGCCAGTTTGTGTTTTCCGAAGGCACTTCCAATGAAATAGGCCATCGTATCTGCAGCCCAACATAGAATAAGCGGTATGAAAAGAATCCAGGGTGACTCAAAATCAAGTCTCAATCTTGCCAGAAGACCAAAACCGAGCGCGATAACAGCCATGATTCCGATGCTGCCCGTAATCCTTTTTCCTGCATCGGTAACACCCTCCTCGAGAACCCACCAGAGTGACATCACTGCACCTGGAATCAGGAGAATCACTAAAGCGAAAGCAGGATCAAGCAGAGAAACTGATGCAGCCGCACCTCCAGCCAGAATCGCTCCTCCTACTTTCTTTGAAATTCCTGCACCGGAGTCCAGGAGAGAAATTGCCTCTGCTCCGCACAATGCTGCTATTGAAGAAAATAGTATGACTGTAAGAATCGGTATATTCAGAAGAGCTACCGCAACAAATAGTCCAATACCTGGAACGGCAATGGCAATTCTATTCACAAGTGAATGAAATGGCTTCATCAGTTACCGCCAATATCTCCAAAACGTCTCCGCCTGGATCCGTAGTCCTCGAAAGCCTCCTGCAGGTGTTTCCGTCTGAAATCAGGCCATAAAGTATCGGTAAAATACAATTCTGAATACGCTGATTCCCATAAAAGAAAATTGGAAAACCTTTTCTCCCCGCTCGTACGAATTATCAAGTCAGGATCGGGTACGTCAGGAAGGTACATGCGCGAAGAGATTGATTTTTCTGAAATATCCATCATGGATTTACTGCCGGCTTTAATATCACCGGCTATGCGTTTCACGGCATCAACTATCTCCGCTCTGCCGCCGTAGCTCAATGCAAGAATCAGGTTCAGACCCTGATTAGATTCTGTCCTGGTAATAGCTGCGTCAAGATCAGCACGGGGTTTTGCGGGAAGATCATCAAGTCTGCCTGTAGCGCGAATCTTAACATCTTTGTCATCAAGATTGTCAATGTTATTTTTTATGAATCTGCTTAGAAGGAACATTATGAAACTGACTTCAGCCTTTGGGCGTTTCCAGTTTTCTGTAGAAAAGGCGAATAGAGTAAGGTATTTGACTCCAATCTCGCCGCAGTATTCAACTGCTTCATGAATGGATTTCTCAGCAGCTTTATGTCCATCAATTCTTGGAAGACCGCGCGATCTTGCCCAGCGACCATTGCCGTCCATAATAATACCCACATGCGTGAGCAGAGAGTTATCAGACCTCAAGAATGTCAGCTTCCTTCACCTCAAGAAGTCTGTCTATCTCGGTAATGGCATTATCGGCTGATTCCTGTATCTCGCTTAGAGCCTTACGCTCTTCATCCTCGGTAATATCGCTTGCTTTGCTGGCCTTATGCAGCAATTCATTACCACTTCTCCTGATATTCCTGATAGATGTTCTTCCCGACTCTGCCATCGCTCTGACATGACGGCCCAATTCTTTTCTTCTATCATCGGATAGTTTCGGCACAGGAATCCGTATAACCGGACCATCCGCATTAGCTCTGAGTCCAAGATCTGATTTCTGAATCGCTCTTACAATGGCATCAGATGTTGATGGATCGAAAGGCTGAATAACGATAAGCCTTGGTTCCGGTGCGGAAAGACCGGCAACCTGTTTTATCGGGTGCTGCCCTCCCCAGCATTCCACACGGATGTTATCAAGTAAAGCAGGGCTGGCTTTCCCGGTTCTGATAACAGCCATTTCGCGTGCAGTATTTTCTACTGTTTTCTTCATTTTGTTTTTCTGATCTTCAAGAAGCTCGGTTACCATGAATCATTCCTCCCAACAATACTTCCAATAGACGGTTCTGAAAGAATCCTGACAATATTCCCCGGATCCCTGATATCAAAAATACTAATAGGAAGTTCGGCATCGCGACAGATGGCAACAGCTGCAGCATCCATAACCTTCAGGTCGAGCTTGAGAACCTCGTCAAATGATAACTGCGCAAATCGTTTCGCATCGGGATTATGCATTGGATCACTGTCGTAAATGCCATCGACTTTCGTACCTTTCAGCAGCATAGAACAGCCTGTCTGAACCGCTCTGAGTGCTGCCGCAGTGTCAGTTGTCAGACATGGGTTGCCGGTTCCGCCGGCATAAATGACAACATATCCACATTCAAGATAGTCATTCGCAAGGCGGGATGAGAAGGGTTCCAGAAAGCCAGGCATCGCAATGGCAGAAAGCACGGCAGCATTACCACCGTGCTTCTCAATAGCGTCTCTAAGTGCAAGACTGTTAATTACAGTAGCAATCATTCCCATCTGGTCCCCGGTAATTCGATCTACTGACGAAAGATCTCTTCCCCGGATGAAATTGCCCCCACCTGTTACGATTCCAACCTGAATACCATCTGAAACAAGATCCATCAAGGAATCTGTCAGCTTCTTTACTGTAAGAGAATCAAGACCGTGACCAGTTTCGCCAGCCAGAACCTCTCCGCTTAATTTAAGGAGAATCCTGACAGGCTGGTCTTCCTCTTTCATCAGGTTCCTATGGAGAATCTGGCGAACCGACTGATAACGATATTTTCACGAAGTTTCGCTATCAGATTGGTAAGTGCATCTTTAACTGTTCCTACTTCAGGATCATCCGCCCATTCCTGATCAAGAAGACAGGCTTCAGCGTAATATTTGTCCAGTCGTCCTTCAATGATCTTCTCTATGATGTTATCCGGTTTA
This genomic window from Candidatus Aegiribacteria sp. contains:
- a CDS encoding isoprenyl transferase, with the translated sequence MDGNGRWARSRGLPRIDGHKAAEKSIHEAVEYCGEIGVKYLTLFAFSTENWKRPKAEVSFIMFLLSRFIKNNIDNLDDKDVKIRATGRLDDLPAKPRADLDAAITRTESNQGLNLILALSYGGRAEIVDAVKRIAGDIKAGSKSMMDISEKSISSRMYLPDVPDPDLIIRTSGEKRFSNFLLWESAYSELYFTDTLWPDFRRKHLQEAFEDYGSRRRRFGDIGGN
- the pyrH gene encoding UMP kinase, with translation MKEEDQPVRILLKLSGEVLAGETGHGLDSLTVKKLTDSLMDLVSDGIQVGIVTGGGNFIRGRDLSSVDRITGDQMGMIATVINSLALRDAIEKHGGNAAVLSAIAMPGFLEPFSSRLANDYLECGYVVIYAGGTGNPCLTTDTAAALRAVQTGCSMLLKGTKVDGIYDSDPMHNPDAKRFAQLSFDEVLKLDLKVMDAAAVAICRDAELPISIFDIRDPGNIVRILSEPSIGSIVGRNDSW
- the frr gene encoding ribosome recycling factor; the encoded protein is MVTELLEDQKNKMKKTVENTAREMAVIRTGKASPALLDNIRVECWGGQHPIKQVAGLSAPEPRLIVIQPFDPSTSDAIVRAIQKSDLGLRANADGPVIRIPVPKLSDDRRKELGRHVRAMAESGRTSIRNIRRSGNELLHKASKASDITEDEERKALSEIQESADNAITEIDRLLEVKEADILEV
- a CDS encoding phosphatidate cytidylyltransferase; translated protein: MKPFHSLVNRIAIAVPGIGLFVAVALLNIPILTVILFSSIAALCGAEAISLLDSGAGISKKVGGAILAGGAAASVSLLDPAFALVILLIPGAVMSLWWVLEEGVTDAGKRITGSIGIMAVIALGFGLLARLRLDFESPWILFIPLILCWAADTMAYFIGSAFGKHKLAPAVSPAKSWEGFIAGMAGAVAGAVFAGTAGAGFPLFLMVATGIAGGIAAVTGDLFESALKRDAGIKDTGSILPGHGGVLDRFDSILAVVPVVWLILMFYGSAGGSL